Within the Girardinichthys multiradiatus isolate DD_20200921_A chromosome 12, DD_fGirMul_XY1, whole genome shotgun sequence genome, the region aggagatagattaggaggtggtggaggtctgtggCATTTGGAAGGTGTTGGTTTAGTatcagggcctcggccacggggggtgttgaatggagaagatgtcagagccatttgggtcccgattttaagagctcctttcatgttatcagaatccagtaaagcaaaaagcgggctcagtggggagatgggagagttctgtgaagtctgggtctgggtttggggggtataatgggggggtccacttctcctgtggatttcgacggggagaccttttgtgatgacctctctttctcagccaactggctggttgtctctgctggagctgttggaggcagcgttatcattgttgatgatactccatgttctctgctgaaggtcgaagctgctggcagattatttactgaatagaagagaaaagatgtgagacgtctggctcctggcttgttcaaacagaaaccatcttgcttgaagagttgtcttttttcccaaaaaatattaaagttgtcaatgaagttcacaggtgtggtggcacgtttttttcaaccacttattaatcatcagaagtctgttaaaaatctcatctccacagaaaatcggtgcaaagggtccactgagaaacaccttgatattgagacctccaacaatgttcagaagacgagtgaaatcctccttcaatccttctgattttttcttagccacatcatccatggctccacagtgtataataaggctttctagagacgggcgcttttctgtgattgcaaaaatattctctgagatatcagagaccacattactggtaccaatcataacgtctgtgtttttcttgttgcagaagtttttaatcccatccacagctgtgttgcccactattaggttTCTTGGTCCGGttgggcgctttttctctggcagcttaggagaagactgtttagaatgaaggatgttctcaaacctttattgttctcagaagatggatagttttcctggttttcattctgtagtggagcaaatctgttttggaggagaattccattatttccagccgtctcactcctatcagttgttgtgacagcagctcgctgtcgaagtctccttttcccaggggaaatggggacatttctctgtaattctggccattctaatttatttaattgctgagatcttccagtgagtcgtccaccttgattttttgggcatgcccctaaaacatgccagggggatCTGCctgtaggtttattctcagtgttctgattgccggctgagttgttgtgctggctgtcactgtttgggatcacaggcagagttgaatcatcgctgtaccccatattcacctccacattcacttctagtcggtggttttcatctccaaaacagccaatttctgtaaaggtttgtcgaagtcctctgtggtgaagggaggcattttgtgctgattagctggcgtcaacttgttaTGCTTTCGAGTTCGactataaaaacatcaaagtcctttaaaaaaataaaataataataataatccttgggagtcgctgttaagaagttgttttagtccaatatttcaataattttggctaagagataaaaagttaggagtaaaagaatgcaagcaagcagggagcttaggagaaaagcgtctgagcaggcagagaggcggaagtggAAACCAGTTTCCCCGCAaaccactatggaagaagcggtagaaaatgactgactactATTGATACAGGAAGtagtaaattaaaacatttaattattgaGAAATGCATATTTTCCAGCATTACATTTTTGTGcttaattattatagttctgtGTCATGTTTTACCTCCATGTCAAtgcttgtttttgtaaaataaactgaTGCTTACAATACATTTTCTCTTGTGACCAATTTTATTGTGAATTAAGATGATATTccagaacacattcaaatgtcaagtttttgtaattttacagTTATGAACAGAGTGTGGAGTAAAGATAGGAATGATCAGCACATTCTGACCACTGAGCTGTCCTGCCTTAACTTTTATACTTTTATACTTCTTGCATATGATTGTTATTTGCAATTGAAATCTGATATTTATGTTcactctacaaaaaaaaaaaaaaaacacacacaccatcATTTCTTTCTCACTCTCTTACCTAAAATCAGACTGAACCTTTCCCTTTTAAGGGTAAGTATTCATTATCAAAATTGTTTCTATTTTCTAAAtgccagaaaaataaaagggGTTTACTTACCCTTAGATTTTGAGAAAGTTTGAGAAAGCCCAAATGATGATGTTATGGCTATGTAAGCATCCGATTGGCCAATTCACAACCAAAGGAACCTGGCATGTGAATCTTCACATGTGCGGTCCATCCTTGGGTACACTtttcagatgcctgaaggtttTATGTTCATATGTTCAAACAATTGCATGAAAGTATGAACGGCATGGGAAAGCCCAGGAGACGGGTTCTCAGACTTGAAAATGTTTCAATGTGAAATGTGCAAATTGAGGCGAGAAAAGGGGGCGACCTACAAATCTGACTCAGCTTcagcagttctgtcaggaggaatggaccAATATTCCAGCTAAATACTTTTCCAGCATGACATTGTGTAAAAAAAGGCAATTTTGCCAATTATTAAggaagtgtatgtaaacatctgtatttgaagaaaggaaaaaaaatctctttaaaagTCCACCTTTGTAATATTCTTCCATTTTTAGAAAACTTAAAACAATTTTGGATATTCTAAAagtctgaaaacagaaaatgtttatccCGATTTCACTCCCAACTGAGAGATAAAGAAATGGATACATGTCTTTCCTGTTTTCCAGTGTGTGTAAACGATTTTTTTAGCTGCAAACAGTCGCTAATTATCTACTGAGCTAGTTTGTGGTACTTTGCCAGTAACATTCTATGCAAAATGTTACGTGTAACTCAGCATAGAactattttaatgaataaataatatgaTGCTGATTGCAAATAATATACagcttgttttttattgtaagtTTTTTCAATGTAAATGTTTCACACAGGACATTATCACTAATGATTCAACTTGTTCCTCAGTGTAAATTACCACCTACtgcaaaaatattgttttctaagtggcgccatttaaagtttgcaaaGTGTTATGAAAATAGTCATGGGAACCAAAGGATCTGGAAAGGGAACGGCTGAGCAGCTTAAATAATTGGGAGGACTATTACTGCCCCATttacccccagtcggtcgtagcagatggccgctcacactgagcctggttctgctggaggtttcttcctgttaaaagggaggttttcctctccactgtcgctacatgcatgctcagtatgagggattgctgcaaagtcaacgccagtgactgtccactgtctctacatgctcatccaggaggagggaatgctgcaagacactgactggatgcaatctgctggatttccttagatagaaaaactttttatccaatttgaataaaaaactaactaactccgactgcactgttcaagggttaggattaattggaatgtacctgactgttgtgaagtgccttgagacaacatgtgttgtgaattggcgctatataaataaaaaaaataaaaaaaagtgattgATTATTGGCAAATTGCAGCTGTGGGGGGAAGCAGGGGATTAAAGTGAACTGACAAATGTTGGCAGGGGAAGGCACAAAAGACAAAggatccatcaatccatccttCCAAGAGGTTTGAGCATCCAATAATTCCTATACTTTCAGCGGTTTGAAAAATTAAAGGAATCTATACCAAGTTAACACTAGATGGAGTTAAAAGATAcgcaacaaaatgcatttaatttatcCAGAATGGTCAGTTTCAATCATTTGAGCCAGTTCATTCCACACCCAATAAACCGAGAAGTTTCATTAGAACAAGAATCCACCTTTGAGAAAGTGATCTTAGTGTACTGTGCCATGTCCTTATTAGTCAGGGCGGTTGTtcaattttaagaaattgtgccCTAATGTTGAGCACCCTTAGTAGAAACTTAGTTTCAGGAAAGGCTGCCTTTCCTGTCATGTTTTTTGGTGTACGTTTGATGAGTGTGAAGGTTTTTAAATGCACATAAAAGCCACAGAGTTCCCCAAATGTCTGTGCAGTTTTATTTCAATAAGTTTGGAGTCTCACAGACTCTTACGGtaatcacagaaacagtctgTGCAAAGCCTCAGCCCTGAActactgcttttattttcacacGCAGAGGCTTGTCCAACACCACATTTCTGAATCTCACTGAGACTTGTGATCCTGCAGCTGCCTTCCTCAGTGCATAGCCTAGACAAGATCTAAAAACCTTTATTGCAAAACTCATGTAAGACACATGAAGTTGGACCATTTACCACACACCAACTGATAAAACGTTTCCCAAAAACTCCATGCTATTAGCAGGAGATTTTATGTTTACCTCAGCAATAAACTTGTCCGGCTAGCATGCGCAGTAAAACTTTACATGCAAATCTGGGAATTCCTCACTTCCTCTTTCTGGCGGTATCCTCCACTGCTGCAACATATATAAGTCTGAGGTGGCTGTTATCACAGGCTGAGCACTCTGGCAGCTTTCTAGGGCTCATGTTGCTGAATTGTTACAAAGGAAAATGTCCGGCAGAGGATTTTCAGCATACTTCTACCTGTTTTTCACTTGCCTCATCTGTTGCTATAAGGCCATGTCTGCTAAATTGTTCGAGGAGGCTGTGAACGACAGACCAGTGATaggtaaaacaaagaaaatgactgTGGTGCTGTCACGCTcgattatttttctgtttctgttttctttgtcgTTTAGGTGTTTTAACTCAAATAGTCTCAGACGATGTCATGAAACCTTTTGGGAGGACGTACATACCTGACTCTTACGTGAACTACATTGAGTCAGGGGGAAGCAGGGTGATGCCAATCAGGTGGGTTGAAGGTTCTGGTGCTTTTGTCTGTGAAGATGGCAGCATGATAATTAGAAGAGCTTTTATAGTGCTGGAAAAAATATTGCCCCTTTGAAGATTTCTTTTAGATTTCTATAAAATCTGTGATGTACGGGCAACCTATCCAGGGTTTACTCTCTCCAATGGCCACTGAAGATAGAGAATTCAACAATAAAAGGATGGATTATAAGTGAAAAAGAAATTGCCCACTAAACATAATTACTGCCTTTGCCACCACACtttgcagcaacaactgccatcaagcttGTGATAAACTAATCAGTCTTTTACATTGCAGTGGAGAAATTTTGGTCcactcttcttggcagaattgtTCAATTCAGCCAAACTTTTCAAGGTTTTCAAGCACAAACGGCCTGTTaaaggttttcatttttaagtcattcagaggtggacttgctgacATGCTTTTGCTCATTGCCCTACTGCATAACCTAAGTGTGGTTAAGCATAAGGTCACAAACCTATGGCTGGATGTTCTcctgctagagagcagaattcatggttccattaaTTACCATGATGGTCCTAAAACAACAAAGCAGCCCCAAAGCATCATGCTACAATCACAATGATTAACTGTGTGttctattttactttaaatgctATGCTAGTTTTACATTAGTTGTAATGGGACGCACACCATGTTTATCTTGTCAAATGAACCTTTGTGTTATTCTTGATCAGCTGTGGTTCTGCCCTTAGAACTCACATGGGCCCCATTTTTTGCCCAGTTGCCTTATTGTTGAGTAATGAAGCAAATGGAGCTAAAGTTCATTAGATATTGTTcttggttcttttgtgacctgctGGATGTGCTGTCGGAGTAATTTTGGTGGGCCTCCAAGCCCTGGGaatgttcaccactgttccatgttttctccactcGTAGATAATAATTCACTGTGATTCGCTGGAATCCCCAAGCcacagaaatggctttgtaactctTTCCAAACTGATGGatgttgattattttatttctcatctgttcttaaatttctttagatcaaggCGTGAGTGTAGCTTTTTGAGATCATTTTGCCaagttgtcagacaggttcgaTTTAAGAggatttcttgattttacagATCAAGCACTGATTAACCCTGGGTGTGACTAGTaaaattgcaaaaataattACCCCATCATTATTAAggacaattatttaaaatgtatttacagtgAAGCCCGGAAGTTTAATCTTCTGGGCTTCCCTTTAATCTTGTCGTTTTATTGACACACTTGAACTGCTCTTTTTAAGGAGGGGACTTATGATACAACAAACAACCTCtattagttttaaaaacaataattggaTGCTCAAGTTTGAAATTACTGTGAATTTTGTCCCCACACATCCAAATAAGTTCAAGGTTCTACATACAGGctaatatatgaatatatacgtccccactaatatttggttaaaagaCTTAGCAAGTTACAAAGAAACCACCAACAAGGTCCTAATATAATACTGGATGGATAGTTGACCATTTTATGCTAACCCCTTTCAAACATCCTTTCTGTTATTTAGGCCAAAATGCTCAATCTTTGCCTCACCAGATGATAACATTTTGCTCCATGTGAGCAGCTTTGAATTTCCCACTTGGTTAAATTTGCTGATGCTTGAGCAGTGCTTCTTGCGTGGTCAGTTGACACCATCACAGCCTGCATTGCTGTAAAACTCtctccaccctggacaggctgGTGTTGCAGCATCTTCTGGTTTATGGTTCACTTTAATCCAGTGGTTCCAGATTGTTCATGAAGATTATTAACAACAGATGGCTGAAACGTGGACACAGCAGGTGGTTCCttcaggacaatgatcccagaCACTCatcaaactggttttggaaggCTAACATTTAGCTTCTGGAAAGCCTCCTCAAAGCCTTGACCTCCATCCAATTCATAATTgcaagacaataaaataaaaccatctaATACATTTTTGATGGTGTAACAATTTCTGAAGCCAATCCTTTATAAGGTGTTATTTGTTAAtaatataaacaataaataaccaCTGACAGAGCGGTTTTCTTTGACAGATTGACTCTTTCTACTGCTGAGTATAAAAGCatctttaagaaaataaatgggTGAGCACgactgtatatatttataattatgCAGTAATACAGCAAAATCTTAAGTAAAAATCAAACTCTTTATTTCCTTTGTGATGTTTAGCCTGTTTTTCATCGGTGGAGTTGCAGATTTGAAGACGTCAGACTTCGCCAGGGTGGCAAAGATTTTCTATAAACTTGCTCTGACAGTGAGTACAGAACACCATGTtcaattttctgttaaataaTCACTAACATTTTATCATCGCTGAATGTGATTTGTGCCTCATTTTCTTTGttaattgtaattttttactcacttttgttgttttgcatcTTCGGTCTAATTTTTCATCCTTCCAAGTTTCAATGTGTCCATTTTGTATCTTTTTCGTTACCGGTCTGTGTGTCTTTTTTACCACTATGCAGGGTTGCGTTCTTTCCCAATCTCTTTTGCAGTTGTCTGTGTCTCCATGTTTGTATCTGTTTTGCAACTCTTGATCTCTTTGGTACCTTCCTGGACCTGGTGTATTAAACCTAATCAGTAATCTGTCCGTGCTCTTTGGCTACAGAATGACAAAGATTTCATATGAAACTTTGAAAGGTcatgcattgtttttatgttttgccttttttagcATAGAGAAgtaaaaatctgtgtttttgttgcagGCCAATGATGCTGGGGATTTCTTTCCCATCTGGGGCACGTGCATGGGCATGCAGCTGCTCACTGTGCTGGTGGCTGGTGAAAATCTGCTCACACAAACTACTGCTGAGAATGTGGCTTTGCCCCTCAACCTAACCACAGGTGAAAAACCTTCTGTGGCATCATTGGCGTCTCTGAAGGGCATGATTCAAAGACAGATTAACTTATATGAAGCAGACTGTTGTTTTAGAGTTTACCGTCATGTTTCATGTATGCCAACTAATCCCACCACTTGGTTTCAACAGTGGGACGTTTTACTATTTGGCCTAGATAGATACAGTGATAACTGGTCGATGTTTAGACAATATATCTTTTTCAAATTTATCCTAGATAATAATACTGAAAGTCTGCACTCTAATaaggaaaaagttttttttttttacacaaaatgttgcttttaaGGTCTAGTAATGGAACTCATTAATTGTTATTTAAAACCCATAAGGAACATAAGACCATTTACATGTATCTATATTAACGTATATCCCTTTATTCCTGCAGAGGCCCACTCCAGTAGGATGTTTCAGGGTTTTCCTAAAGAGCTCATAAAGGCTTTGACAGAAGAACCTCTGACTGGAAATTTTCACAATTTTGGCGTGACAGTAAAGGTATCTTCCTGGTGTTTTGCTTCCTCTTTTGGGGTTTTTGCACAAACACATTCAACAAGCAGATCATGTTTTACATGCAAATACGTAATTTTTATTGTAACACGTTGGGGATGTGACACAACAGGATTTTACCAGATAAACGTTAAAATTCCTATTTAATCATCACACCTTTTCCAAGTATAGAAGTAGTTTTTCTTGCAAACTGTTTGGACAATCAGAGCTGGTTATCTCAGCTGTATCCACAGTAAAGCAGGTGCATTGTTGTGCTTTAAATGACTGAGTCACTTTAAATCGGGTCAGCAGCCAATTGTGCATCTCTCTAAACTTTACAGTAGTGAGAAAGTATGCTGTTTTTGACAGGTTTTGACTTGAAGCTTGTTGACTTGTGCAAGAAAAGCACAaccaaataaacagaaattaaacTGTTCTTCAAGACTTTCCAGGAAAGCGAGAAGCTGAGCAGTTTCTTCTCCTTACTGTCCACAAACATCGCTGAAAATGGAGCTCACTTCGTCTCCACCATTGAAGGTTATTAgattttttgtgtgtgaaacTGACAAACTGAGCTGTTTCTCTTGAACGATGTGGTGATAGCGCCTCGATTCATTTCCTCTGCCCCGTCAGGTAAAAGGTATCCATTCTACGGAGTGCAGTGGCACCCAGAGGTGAACCGCTTTCAGTGGGACAGAAAGCTGAACTTTCCTCACTCCAGTCATGCCGTTCAGTTGTCGTCGCTGCTGGCTGAGTTTTTCATCAATGAAGGTAAAGCATTACTAGCAACACTAATCATTTACTGGATCATTAGATTTAATTTATATGGATGATGTAAACTGTTGCAGCTTAAACTGTTTATAATTGACTTTAAATTACCTGTGACACACTTTTTGCACAAATGCAgaaactggaagaaaacatttatatattgaaggaattgggcagtaattgacatgatattgggattaaagatgtgataaaagaccacaaaataagcatatttaaatgtaaaattttgcaagtccaaagttgcTCTGAAATGACATCTAAGGGGAAGTCTCTGGTCATTCAGTGTGTGGGCTTCAATGATAAACTGGTcaaaaacagcgttaatatagtgaaacggtgcattgctggtggtggcagcaatactacaacagcagctgttagtttgcactattttcctgaagtgaagaggatcagagctggaaaactgacgaggcacagatgggctggtcccaccaagcacagccactTGCGATCGGGGCACTTTTTggcaaactgcttcgaacaagaaacctctgaattcacataagaaatgatgtcagaggtcgggATATCTACCAGACGAGGGAGGatgttgaagcagatgctacagcAGTTGTgatctgccatctgatgaaagctgactttttTTCTCCTGACTCTGCTTCATCTCTCTTTACTAGTGactaaaatatatctaaagaaacatcaTATTCTtctctgctgtctgtgttgctgccgttgtagcagcagtcagtttacatgCAGGAGTTCCCCTTTGACGTCATAAAAGAGCCCAACAAAATCACAAtggagtagtctggaaatgcctgTTTAGGGAAATGTATGaacatatatctcaacaactgttcatttcagcagcatgaatttactttttaaaatattttatcaacttttcctttccataaatgtaattggatttatcatgataattcgatgtcacaggcactttaattaTCTCTTCTTTGTTTAGGACGGAGGAGCTTGCATCATTTTGACAGTCCTGATGAAGAAGATTTCTCATTAATCTACAAGTTCACTCCTGTCTACACTGCAAACTTTACTGCCTACGAGGAGATTtatttcttctgagtttttggAATAGCTGTCAGAGGATGCCAGAGGTCTCTGTGTTTGCAGTGAATGgaagtttatttcttttttctttttaaatataaagatttGGCTTAAGTTTGAATGaaaattttaaacaattatatTTGGAAATCCCATGCCaggataaaaataaatgggGTTGATACCGTAGGCTTATTGAGAAGGGATAGGATTCAAAAAGTACacaatttttgcccattcccaTTTAAACTACACCAACAACGTTGAGGCTATATATTGTTGCATATTTTGCTTTGTTCTGGAGTTTTTCACCTCCTTTCTTTACCCTCCACCCCAATAACTTTGTATATATgttcaaaataaagtaaaacgaTGTACGGATATacataaaagttattttttttgtctctgaatTTACAATGCTTTTACAGTATTTGGCCCTatcacaaatgtatttttgtcacactttaatatttcagatcatcacacAAATCACAATACCAAATAGAATCAGTATAAATACAAtaagctgttttaaaatgttgattttattaattaaaggaGAAGAAGCAATCCCTATCGTGCTAGCTCTATGTGAAGAAACTCATTGCCTCCTTGTATATTCATGAATTGGATGGAGAAAACACGGAACAGTGATTTAGCTTCCCAACAAAATTACTCAAAGACTGCAACTCAGTATCATCTAGGCGGTCACAAAAGAAGCCAAAACATCTAAAGCCTGCAAAGGCGGCAAAACCAATTATTAAGTCTAGAGGGCAACTAttttaaatgagaatatttaaatgagagcgaaaaatattgttttattctcTTACAAGGTGACAATtaaacagtctgattattttgtgattttttttttatgtttgagagAAGATCTTGAGCATCTTATCTTTTCCAATCTTTTAAAACTGGGAGCGTTTTTCCTAGTGTTTCCAGTAGCAGACTCATTTCTATGCAACAGGAGCAAATGATGGAAATTAGCACTAAGCAGGGAGTCCAACATAACAAGTCCACATGAATTAAaggttaaaatatttaagaCTTTTGGATGTTTGGACAttaagaggctgcaaaaaattaaataatattgggCCTGTTAtggagtaaaaaaatatttattagctTTATAAAGCAATTatcaattaattttttatttcttttgaccTCTCCTTGGGATAGTTACAGAAGAAACATTGTCCAATGACAATTTAGCTGCTGAGAGGTACATCAAATAATGAGGAGAGGggcacttgtttatattttctgattatggttttattttaattaagagTATGCCATGTGTGCACATTATTGCTatcatttgttttagtttattttctgtttttaagtcttgcaGCAGAGCCCCCTCCAACAGTTGGCACCCTCAGCATCCGTCTATGTGGGTTATGTCAAGAGTTGGCCCTGTTAATGTTAACATGCTTGTGTATAGCAGTCTGTGAACAGCCACCGTCTTTATCAAAAAGCTAGCGAGTTTTTTTAATCTGCTAGATTAGACTCCAATAAGGTTTCGAACTGACTTATAATTAATTCACAATCAGTTATATACTGTTGCtagcaaaataaaatcattcattGGACAGTCTTGGTCAGAGTGTGATATGTGTctcattttgtttgtaaagagtcctataaaaatatttatttgcactCCTAATGCTACCATGATAAGGACTGAATTTGTATATATGAAATTAAATTTATATGGCTTTATGATGGTATTGTATTTGTTtgatgtgattttattttatttatattttagatttggaAAGTGCCTTTTGCTGTGAattagtgctatataaataaactgaacataaaCTGAACATAAAGAAGAAATGATATGTAGATGGGTTTTAgcttgaaatgtttttctgtgggagcgggggTCTACTGTCCCCTCGGGCCTCTGTTTTTGCCGTTTCGCCCCTGAAAGCCAACCCAGTCCGCCCGTCACAACAATGCACCGACAGGCGGGCAGCGGATTGGTCTCCCCGCCCGTCAGTGGCATCCGTCGGGGCGGGAGCAGAAGAGCAGGGCCAGTGCTATAGTTTCCCCTCTCACACAGATGCTGCCGCCGCCGCGGGGTCACTGCCATGCCGTCTATTAATAAAAGACGAGTCACAGCAGCGAGGTTGAAGTgaagaaataagaaaaacacacatCACCGTTTCTGCTTATTTGACTCTGCAGAGATGATCCATCGTGCAAGTAAATTGTGACACAACAAAGCTACGggatctgataaaaaaaaaaaaaaaaagaaacgccTGTTTTCCACCTTTTTATCCGCCAGTGAGGACCGCTTTTCAGGTGCTATTGTCTGGCTCACCTTTCACCCAGCTGGTCCGCTGCCTTCTCCTTCCTTTTGAAAGCTTTTATTCGCACAGGCGTCTGCGGCTTGTTGGTAAACACGAACCCGGCGGCGAGGACTCCCTCTGGTGCATTGATGCACCCCTTTCAGTGGTGTAACGGTGAGCATTCATTTATATTAACATCTTTCTCTGTCTACGGCCATTATTGATGGGGAGACCGTTACTTAAATCGAGTGACGTGCTACTGGATCACtaatggtattttattttacatatgaCCTTATATGACTTAATCACTGTTTATTGTGACCGGCATCACTGGGGATGTTTCCAATTTTGAATGGACAGTGTATAAATCTATAATATAAGtaatgataatgataataataacaacaatttAGTGggatattttgtaattttgcccTGGAATCGGTGCTGTAAAGTGTAAGTATTATTTCGTGAGAGACGTTACAGCTGATGGCAGGAAGACAGTTTATTGCTTCGCACAATCCTGATACATTTATCTAAGACtgttatttttacataaatatcagtctactaaaaacaaattcagttatAAAAATCTTTGTGCAGAAGATATGCCAAAATAGTGTATTTACATATCTTGCATGATTATGGAGAGAGAGATTTCAATAAGAAAAACACACTTGATTAAAACATGGTAAATTAGAGCATTTTTACACTGCTGTGTTATCCAAACCATGTAATAATTGGTTTATTGTCAGGTTATTATTTCAAAAGCTGGGGAACCTTCATTAAAGTTGTATTATGATTTGCATGATACAGAACTCTTTGATAAATGTAATCCTTTACTTTCATCCCCTGTTGTTCCAGCTGGGATCTACACAAAGCCAGTCCTTGTGCTTTCTTTGCAACATCTCAGGGTAATCTTGTTAACGCTGGCTGGCTCGAAGTACGACCTATTGACTTTTACCACTTGGCTTGGGGCATTCATGTCTGAATGGTGGTAAAGTTTGCAGAACTTCTCATTCCAGTTTGAGTCTGCTGGTTCCCTCATCTGCAGGCACAAACAGCTAAAAGGAACCTTTTTGTTGCAGTGAATGTGTCAATGCCTCACTGTCGTGCAGATGATGGATTGGAGGTCTTTCCCCTTTAACATTGCATGTTTGAATGCAGAAGCCTTGTCTGTGAATTGGTGGTTGGTGC harbors:
- the LOC124878161 gene encoding gamma-glutamyl hydrolase — protein: MKTLVVGVGGVTNGGKSTLSQFLHLKVRNSCIVTQDSHFKDDHVVPVDSNGFKEYDTLDALHMDKMMIEVYSWRRDPPSFLRQRGLMPEDSPVDNEVYVLIVEGFLIFNHRPLNELFDRRYFLEVPYDTCKKRRSSRVYSPPDPPGYFDGYVWPMYLKNRREMEGMTSDIGVLTQIVSDDVMKPFGRTYIPDSYVNYIESGGSRVMPIRLTLSTAEYKSIFKKINGLFFIGGVADLKTSDFARVAKIFYKLALTANDAGDFFPIWGTCMGMQLLTVLVAGENLLTQTTAENVALPLNLTTEAHSSRMFQGFPKELIKALTEEPLTGNFHNFGVTVKTFQESEKLSSFFSLLSTNIAENGAHFVSTIEGKRYPFYGVQWHPEVNRFQWDRKLNFPHSSHAVQLSSLLAEFFINEGRRSLHHFDSPDEEDFSLIYKFTPVYTANFTAYEEIYFF